In a genomic window of Myotis daubentonii chromosome X, mMyoDau2.1, whole genome shotgun sequence:
- the TSC22D3 gene encoding TSC22 domain family protein 3 isoform X2: MNTEMYQTPMEVAVYQLHNFNISFFSSLLGGDVVSVKLDNSASGASVVALDNKIEQAMDLVKNHLMYAVREEVEILKEQIRELVEKNSQLERENTLLKTLASPEQLKKFQSRLSPEEPAPETSQSPEAPDGSAV, encoded by the exons ATGAACACCGAAATGTATCAGACCCCCATGGAGGTGGCTGTCTACCAGCTGCACAATTTCAAcatctccttcttctcttccctgCTTGGAGGAGATGTGGTTTCCGTTAAGCTGGATAACAG TGCCTCTGGAGCCAGCGTGGTGGCCTTAGACAACAAGATTGAGCAGGCCATG GACCTGGTGAAGAATCATCTGATGTATGCTGTGAGAGAGGAGGTGGAGATCCTGAAGGAGCAAATCCGAGAGCTGGTGGAGAAAAACTCCCAGCTGGAGCGTGAGAACACCCTCTTGAAGACTCTGGCCAGCCCAGAGCAGCTGAAGAAGTTCCAGTCCCGTCTGAGCCCTGAGGAGCCAGCTCCTGAAACCTCACAATCGCCTGAGGCCCCTGATGGTTCTGCAGTGTAA